From one Pseudobdellovibrionaceae bacterium genomic stretch:
- a CDS encoding thermonuclease family protein, with protein MKKAAQIFNIGLLLSVVSLTASTSLAEADANPMAATCRHSETRFNCVEYVDNYDGDTLTFNIKNVHPLLGHHAKIRIAGINTAEMRSLDPCERDVAYRAQMLVQTELSKAKRIDLLDVGRGKYFRILADVIYDGNKSVGDLLLRRKLGFRYDGGTKPVIDWCSL; from the coding sequence GTGAAGAAAGCAGCACAGATTTTCAACATTGGTCTTCTCTTAAGCGTGGTTTCTCTAACAGCATCGACTTCATTGGCCGAAGCTGATGCGAACCCAATGGCGGCTACCTGCCGACATTCGGAAACCAGATTCAATTGTGTGGAGTACGTCGACAACTACGATGGCGACACACTGACTTTTAATATCAAAAACGTTCATCCCCTGCTTGGTCACCACGCTAAGATTCGCATTGCCGGGATCAACACCGCTGAGATGCGCTCTCTCGATCCTTGTGAAAGAGATGTGGCTTATCGGGCTCAGATGTTGGTGCAAACGGAATTGTCCAAAGCCAAGCGGATTGATCTCCTTGATGTCGGACGAGGTAAGTACTTTCGAATCCTGGCTGATGTGATTTATGACGGTAACAAGTCGGTTGGGGATTTGTTGCTGCGGAGGAAGTTGGGGTTTAGGTATGATGGGGGCACGAAACCCGTCATCGACTGGTGCTCCCTCTGA
- a CDS encoding error-prone DNA polymerase: MATLIRKNSQLVSAGTSIEYVELLGRSNFSFLQGASHPEEMVLQAKALGYRGLAICDINGLYGVVKGFEAAEKPSHFSVQEIHTQAARNKNFRYHLGAELTLADKSSLVLLPMNKDGYSRLCQLITLARRKAPKGYSDLTLQEILLHSDDLIACPLPPWNLKTLKSLREIFYRRLYLPVWKDFSWSSVQHFQQGLQIEQQLGIPLFATQRPFMHHPDRKPLHDVLTCIFHKTNLTEAKSLLLSNRERHLKPLHDLAYLWRERPDLLTRTVEIANQLEFSLTELRYQYPQANLPPGKLPAQYLRERVEAGVLWRYPEGEPKQVRQLIEHELDVITELQYEDYFLTIWDICEFARREKILFQGRGSAANSVVCYVLGLTAVDPTQIQLLFERFISKERGEPPDIDIDFESGRREEVIQYIYKKYGAQFAAMVATVICYRTRMALRESAKVLEIPTATIDHMIKFMGREGLKRLMENPDKAVELKIPPEKFQLLMEVSASLQGFPRHLGIHTGGFLISQRPITECVPVEKATMENRYVVQWNKDDLTTLNMMKIDVLGLGMLTALQKSFAMLSADKGLSLDLSSLPPRDQATYDMIQKADTVGVFQIESRAQMSLLPRFKPNCFYDLVIEVAIIRPGPIQGGMVHPFIRRRHGKEKVTYPHPDLEPILGKTLGVPIFQEQIMQIASTVCGFTPGEADELRRLMSSSWKHPDVMQGLRQRILNGMLNHGISLQDGEQIYRTIEGFASYGFPESHAASFALITYASCYLKRHHPEVFTCALLNSQPMGFYSPRTLIGDAQRHKVRFLPIHIQRSGYDYSLEKLVTLEDRSRWAVRLGFRSIYGIQERHIQSLLEERQSSGEFKNLEDLVRRTRLPKHILISLAAAGAFECWGLNPRAALWALQSLQLDQQSLLFGQPRESFGQPDQLMALPGVEYIPDENQWDKLRREYQSKGFALDHHPLSLLRPSIDQANVELRKNNYICYIQAKDLGQKRNGSKVRVAGLLSIQQRPPTAKGFAFLTLEDETGFFNIVMTPPIYQAYRLTLIQSPLIEVQGVLEKYDGVLNIKAIRLCPLPLRGWLQPEPPKSLTSSKRGLSQRSY, encoded by the coding sequence ATGGCTACTTTGATTAGAAAAAACTCCCAGCTTGTTTCAGCTGGGACTTCAATTGAGTACGTGGAGCTTTTAGGTCGCAGCAATTTCTCCTTTCTCCAGGGAGCCTCCCATCCAGAGGAAATGGTTTTACAGGCAAAAGCTCTCGGTTATCGTGGATTGGCCATCTGTGACATCAATGGCCTGTATGGTGTGGTTAAAGGTTTTGAGGCCGCAGAGAAACCCTCCCACTTTAGCGTTCAGGAAATTCACACGCAGGCCGCCCGCAATAAGAACTTTCGCTATCATTTGGGGGCAGAACTCACCTTAGCCGACAAGAGTTCACTGGTTCTTCTCCCCATGAACAAAGACGGTTATTCGCGCCTGTGCCAACTGATCACTCTGGCCCGGCGTAAAGCGCCAAAGGGATATTCGGACCTCACTCTTCAGGAGATTCTCCTTCACAGCGACGACCTGATTGCCTGTCCACTTCCACCCTGGAACCTAAAGACACTTAAAAGTCTCAGGGAGATTTTTTACCGCCGGCTTTATCTTCCGGTGTGGAAAGACTTCTCCTGGTCGTCGGTGCAGCACTTTCAACAAGGACTACAGATCGAACAACAACTGGGGATCCCACTGTTTGCCACGCAACGTCCTTTTATGCACCACCCGGATCGCAAGCCTCTCCACGATGTGTTGACCTGTATCTTCCATAAGACCAACCTGACGGAAGCCAAATCCCTACTGCTTTCCAACCGTGAGCGCCACCTAAAGCCCCTTCATGATTTGGCTTACCTGTGGCGGGAGCGCCCTGATCTTTTGACCCGTACCGTGGAAATTGCCAATCAACTGGAGTTTTCTTTGACCGAGCTGCGCTACCAGTACCCTCAGGCTAATTTGCCTCCAGGAAAGTTGCCCGCACAGTATTTGCGTGAGCGCGTGGAGGCCGGCGTTCTTTGGCGGTATCCTGAAGGTGAACCCAAGCAGGTTCGCCAACTGATCGAGCATGAGCTGGACGTCATCACTGAGCTTCAATATGAAGATTACTTTCTCACTATCTGGGACATTTGCGAGTTCGCCCGACGGGAAAAGATTCTCTTTCAGGGCCGGGGGTCTGCGGCCAACTCGGTGGTGTGTTATGTCCTGGGACTCACTGCGGTTGATCCCACCCAAATTCAATTGTTGTTTGAGCGTTTTATTTCCAAAGAACGGGGAGAACCTCCGGATATTGACATTGATTTTGAAAGCGGCCGCCGTGAGGAGGTGATTCAATACATCTACAAAAAATACGGGGCCCAGTTCGCCGCCATGGTGGCCACCGTGATCTGCTACCGCACACGCATGGCCCTTCGTGAATCCGCCAAAGTTTTGGAGATTCCCACGGCCACCATTGACCACATGATTAAATTTATGGGCCGCGAGGGCCTTAAACGCCTGATGGAAAACCCGGATAAAGCGGTTGAGTTAAAGATCCCGCCTGAGAAGTTCCAACTGCTGATGGAGGTCAGTGCTTCTCTGCAAGGCTTTCCCCGCCACCTGGGTATTCACACCGGGGGATTTTTAATTTCCCAAAGACCCATCACTGAGTGTGTCCCGGTGGAAAAGGCCACCATGGAAAATCGCTATGTGGTGCAGTGGAACAAGGATGACCTGACCACCTTAAACATGATGAAGATTGATGTCTTGGGCTTGGGAATGCTCACCGCCTTGCAAAAGAGTTTTGCCATGTTGAGTGCGGACAAGGGCCTCTCTCTTGACCTTTCCAGCCTTCCCCCTCGTGACCAGGCCACCTATGACATGATTCAAAAGGCCGACACGGTGGGCGTTTTTCAAATTGAATCGCGGGCGCAAATGTCTCTTCTCCCCCGCTTTAAACCCAACTGTTTTTATGACCTGGTGATTGAGGTGGCCATTATCCGCCCTGGCCCTATTCAGGGCGGAATGGTCCATCCCTTTATTCGCAGAAGACATGGCAAGGAAAAGGTCACCTATCCCCATCCCGATCTAGAACCTATTCTCGGTAAAACCTTAGGAGTTCCCATTTTTCAAGAGCAGATCATGCAGATTGCCTCAACGGTTTGTGGCTTTACTCCAGGTGAGGCTGATGAACTCAGGCGCCTGATGTCCTCAAGTTGGAAGCACCCGGATGTCATGCAAGGTCTTAGACAGCGAATTCTCAACGGCATGCTCAATCATGGGATTAGCCTTCAGGATGGCGAACAGATTTACCGCACCATTGAGGGTTTTGCCTCCTACGGATTTCCCGAAAGTCATGCCGCCAGCTTTGCTTTGATTACCTATGCCAGTTGTTATCTCAAACGCCACCATCCGGAGGTTTTCACCTGTGCTCTTTTAAATAGCCAGCCCATGGGCTTTTACTCCCCTCGCACATTGATTGGCGATGCGCAAAGACACAAGGTGCGCTTTTTGCCCATTCACATTCAACGCTCTGGCTATGATTACTCTTTGGAGAAACTGGTCACACTCGAAGATCGCAGCCGATGGGCCGTGCGCCTGGGGTTTCGCTCGATTTATGGCATTCAGGAAAGGCACATCCAAAGCCTTTTAGAAGAGCGACAATCCAGCGGTGAATTTAAAAATCTGGAAGATCTTGTCCGCCGCACTCGTTTGCCAAAACATATTTTGATTTCCCTGGCCGCAGCCGGGGCTTTTGAGTGTTGGGGACTCAATCCCCGAGCAGCCCTGTGGGCCTTGCAATCCTTGCAACTGGACCAACAGAGTCTTTTGTTTGGTCAGCCCCGTGAAAGCTTTGGCCAGCCCGATCAACTGATGGCTTTGCCAGGCGTGGAATACATCCCCGATGAGAACCAATGGGACAAACTCAGGCGGGAGTATCAGTCCAAAGGCTTTGCTTTAGATCATCACCCCTTAAGTTTGTTACGCCCCTCCATTGATCAGGCCAATGTAGAATTACGCAAGAACAATTACATTTGCTACATTCAGGCGAAAGACTTAGGACAAAAACGCAATGGCTCCAAGGTGCGCGTGGCAGGCCTCTTGAGCATCCAACAGCGCCCCCCTACCGCCAAGGGTTTTGCCTTCCTCACCCTCGAAGATGAAACTGGTTTTTTTAATATTGTCATGACCCCACCCATTTATCAGGCCTACCGCCTGACCCTTATCCAGTCGCCTTTAATTGAAGTTCAGGGTGTTCTCGAAAAGTATGATGGGGTTCTCAATATCAAAGCCATACGACTTTGTCCCTTGCCACTCAGAGGCTGGCTCCAACCAGAACCACCAAAGTCGCTGACTTCTTCAAAGCGAGGTCTTTCGCAAAGATCTTATTGA
- a CDS encoding DNA-3-methyladenine glycosylase, with protein sequence MDFHPPTTECLPRSFYLQDTVEVARQLLGKELVYEHPQLGTLSGIIVETEAYLGNQDPACHSFNNRRTPRTETMFGLGGFSYVYFIYGMYHCFNVVTMNEGEPEAVLIRALEPRLGLGRLMSRCKPGTKPHQLLNGPGKLCKTLEINREHNALDLCQSPIVIRQAEETCHSMEIEITPRIGIGSTGDAAHWPLRFLCSGHPCLSPVKSPNYL encoded by the coding sequence ATGGATTTTCACCCGCCTACAACCGAATGCCTTCCCCGCTCCTTTTATTTACAAGACACAGTGGAAGTGGCGCGCCAACTTTTGGGCAAGGAGTTGGTGTACGAACATCCCCAACTGGGCACTCTCTCGGGGATCATCGTCGAGACAGAGGCCTATTTGGGCAATCAAGATCCTGCCTGTCACAGCTTTAACAACCGCCGCACTCCGCGGACAGAAACCATGTTTGGCCTGGGTGGCTTTTCCTACGTCTACTTTATTTACGGCATGTACCACTGCTTTAATGTCGTCACCATGAATGAAGGCGAACCTGAAGCCGTTCTTATTCGGGCACTGGAACCACGCCTTGGTCTCGGACGTCTGATGAGCCGCTGTAAACCCGGAACAAAGCCTCACCAACTGCTCAATGGCCCCGGCAAACTGTGTAAGACCCTTGAGATCAACCGGGAGCACAATGCTCTCGATCTCTGTCAGTCGCCGATTGTTATTCGCCAGGCCGAGGAAACTTGCCATTCTATGGAAATTGAAATCACTCCGCGCATCGGTATCGGATCGACCGGAGATGCGGCCCATTGGCCCCTCAGATTCCTCTGCTCGGGCCACCCCTGTTTGTCTCCCGTAAAATCACCTAACTACCTGTAA
- the ung gene encoding uracil-DNA glycosylase codes for MAESRVQLEPGWKKMLGSEFTKEYMVNLRQFLKDQLSSGKKIYPRGKEFFAAFDSTPFAETKVVILGQDPYHGPRQAHGLCFSVRPEVDIPPSLKNIYQELKNDLGIEPPGHGFLQKWADQGVLLLNATLSVQAGKAGSHQGKGWEEFTDQAVAALNREREHLVFVLWGSYAQKKGRVIDRQKHLVLEAPHPSPLSAHRGFFGSRPFSQANQYLEKWGLEPIDWSLPAKQDLLS; via the coding sequence GTGGCAGAGAGTCGAGTGCAGCTGGAGCCAGGCTGGAAGAAGATGCTGGGAAGCGAGTTCACCAAGGAATACATGGTGAATCTGCGACAGTTTCTAAAGGACCAGCTTTCGTCAGGGAAGAAAATCTACCCGAGAGGCAAAGAGTTTTTTGCCGCATTTGATTCCACGCCATTTGCTGAAACCAAAGTGGTAATCCTTGGGCAGGACCCTTATCATGGTCCTCGTCAGGCCCACGGTCTTTGTTTTAGTGTGCGACCTGAGGTGGATATTCCCCCCTCGCTCAAAAACATCTACCAGGAGTTGAAAAACGACCTGGGGATTGAGCCTCCTGGCCACGGATTCCTGCAAAAATGGGCGGATCAAGGTGTCCTATTGCTAAACGCGACATTATCGGTGCAGGCAGGAAAGGCCGGATCCCATCAGGGAAAGGGCTGGGAAGAGTTCACCGATCAGGCTGTGGCAGCTCTTAACCGAGAGCGGGAACATCTGGTCTTTGTTTTGTGGGGAAGCTACGCCCAAAAAAAGGGTCGGGTGATCGACCGGCAAAAGCATTTGGTGCTGGAAGCCCCTCATCCCTCGCCTCTTTCGGCCCACCGGGGTTTTTTTGGCAGCAGGCCCTTTTCTCAGGCGAACCAGTACCTGGAGAAGTGGGGTCTTGAGCCCATTGACTGGTCGCTTCCTGCCAAGCAAGATCTTCTCTCCTAA
- a CDS encoding DUF86 domain-containing protein has protein sequence MSKKYQGSDLYLTEMINACVKIQEYAANTSKEDFLKQRESFDAICMQLSHLGEQVTNLESSPDRIIQHFPEDLEWPALKGLRNRIGHAYMTIDAQMIWDFVTQKTQELESSLRRILKKRYGQ, from the coding sequence ATGTCTAAAAAGTACCAAGGAAGCGATCTCTATTTGACGGAAATGATCAATGCCTGCGTAAAGATTCAAGAATACGCAGCAAACACCAGCAAAGAGGACTTCCTTAAACAGCGTGAATCCTTTGATGCCATCTGCATGCAACTATCCCACCTGGGAGAACAGGTAACCAACCTAGAATCCTCCCCAGACCGAATTATCCAACACTTTCCCGAAGACTTAGAATGGCCAGCCCTAAAAGGCCTGAGAAACAGAATCGGCCACGCCTACATGACAATCGACGCCCAAATGATCTGGGATTTCGTCACCCAAAAAACACAAGAACTAGAGTCCTCCCTGCGCAGAATCCTGAAGAAGCGATATGGGCAGTAG
- the lexA gene encoding repressor LexA, whose protein sequence is MKNSKTDSSLRPLTKKEKKVLEFIESYMQSQQVAPSYQEIQDHFGFKSINSVQSYLRQLQAKGYIHNPGGNQKRAISLLQSAQTVSSSLGLSTRRSTSQERHPSNSFYPSKEETPALVARPQPESLSLPLLGRVAAGAPIEAFDHDEFVEVPANMVRNPSKTFALRVEGQSMIEDGILDGDLIFVQQQSYANNGEIVVAIVDNEATVKHFYLHRGDNLKVIPKHPQSSSHRGSASRQQVELRPANATMESMWFQPEQVEIRGVVVGLLRHY, encoded by the coding sequence ATGAAAAACTCTAAGACCGACTCTTCTCTCCGTCCCCTGACCAAGAAGGAAAAAAAGGTCCTGGAGTTTATTGAGAGCTATATGCAGAGCCAACAGGTGGCCCCTTCTTACCAGGAGATCCAGGATCATTTTGGTTTTAAGTCCATCAATTCGGTTCAATCTTATCTGCGCCAGCTCCAAGCCAAAGGTTACATCCATAATCCGGGTGGCAACCAGAAACGCGCCATCTCTCTTTTGCAGTCGGCCCAAACCGTTTCGTCTTCCCTAGGTTTAAGCACTCGTCGCTCCACTTCCCAGGAGCGACACCCTTCCAACTCCTTCTACCCTTCCAAAGAGGAGACTCCGGCTCTCGTTGCCCGACCACAGCCGGAGTCTCTCTCTTTGCCCCTTTTGGGTCGAGTGGCAGCTGGTGCACCAATTGAAGCTTTTGATCATGATGAGTTTGTCGAAGTGCCGGCCAACATGGTCCGCAACCCCAGTAAAACTTTTGCTTTGCGGGTTGAAGGACAATCAATGATCGAAGATGGCATTTTAGATGGTGATCTTATTTTTGTTCAGCAACAGTCCTATGCCAACAATGGGGAAATCGTTGTGGCAATTGTAGACAATGAGGCCACTGTTAAACATTTTTATTTGCATCGCGGGGACAATTTAAAAGTTATCCCCAAACATCCACAGAGTTCTTCACATCGCGGATCTGCATCTCGACAACAAGTGGAATTGCGTCCGGCAAATGCCACCATGGAATCCATGTGGTTTCAGCCGGAGCAAGTGGAAATTCGCGGCGTAGTGGTGGGTCTACTTAGGCATTATTGA
- a CDS encoding ABC transporter substrate-binding protein produces MRARNLFSALAAVLCLSVGVAQAADKTFVYCSEGSPSTFNPQLATDGPTFNASSRMIYNRLVDFKQGGTEIIPSLAESWTVSKDGLEFTFKLRKDVSFQKTENFTPKRKFNADDVIWSFQRMKDPSHPFHKVNGGSYEYFSSMEMDKIIKDIVKIDAYTIKFVLSRPEAPFLANLGMDFASITSAEYGTQLLTEGTPEKLDTEPVGTGPFVFKRYVKDTMIRYEANREYFLGAPKLDKVVFAITKDPSVRFQKLKTGECHLIAEPSPTDLKAMMDNPKITVLQQDGLNVGYVAMNTEKKPFDNVLVRRAVHHALNRGSYIDAIYLGNAKVAVNPIPPSMWSWNSKTKDYKYDPKEAKDLLKKAGFPNGFETELWTLPVSRPYMPNGKKLGEMIQADLAKIGVKVKLVSYDWPTYLAKARKGEHSMIQLGWTGDNGDPDNFLNVLLGCAAIEAGSNVARWCDKDFAQLINRAKTITNIKKRTTFYKKAQMIFKQEAPWVTVAHSTVFRAMSSSVKGYKLSPFGTESFYEVDLK; encoded by the coding sequence ATGAGAGCTCGGAATCTGTTTTCTGCTCTGGCTGCGGTGTTGTGTTTGTCAGTAGGTGTGGCACAGGCCGCTGATAAAACCTTTGTATACTGTTCTGAGGGAAGCCCCAGTACTTTCAATCCTCAATTGGCAACTGATGGTCCGACATTTAATGCCAGTTCGAGAATGATTTATAACCGATTGGTGGACTTCAAGCAGGGCGGAACGGAAATCATTCCCTCCCTGGCTGAGTCCTGGACGGTTTCCAAAGATGGCTTGGAGTTTACATTTAAGTTGCGCAAAGATGTGAGCTTTCAAAAGACTGAGAACTTCACTCCCAAGCGCAAGTTCAATGCTGATGATGTCATTTGGTCCTTCCAGAGGATGAAAGATCCGAGCCACCCCTTCCATAAAGTGAACGGCGGAAGCTATGAGTACTTTTCCTCCATGGAAATGGATAAGATCATTAAGGACATTGTGAAGATCGATGCCTACACCATTAAGTTTGTGCTGAGTCGTCCTGAGGCGCCCTTTTTGGCGAACCTGGGAATGGACTTTGCCTCGATCACATCGGCTGAATATGGAACTCAGCTTCTCACCGAGGGAACTCCAGAAAAACTGGATACCGAGCCCGTCGGCACCGGCCCCTTTGTTTTCAAACGCTATGTTAAAGACACCATGATTCGTTATGAAGCCAACCGAGAGTATTTCCTTGGCGCCCCTAAGTTGGACAAAGTGGTGTTTGCTATTACCAAGGATCCAAGTGTGCGCTTCCAAAAGCTAAAGACCGGAGAGTGCCACCTGATTGCTGAGCCTTCGCCCACTGATCTCAAGGCAATGATGGACAATCCCAAGATCACGGTCTTACAACAAGATGGCCTCAACGTTGGCTATGTGGCGATGAACACGGAGAAAAAGCCTTTTGATAACGTGCTTGTTCGCCGTGCTGTTCATCATGCTTTGAATCGTGGTTCTTATATTGACGCCATCTATTTGGGGAATGCCAAGGTTGCTGTGAACCCCATTCCACCGTCTATGTGGTCCTGGAACAGTAAAACCAAGGATTACAAATACGATCCCAAAGAGGCTAAGGACCTGCTGAAGAAGGCGGGCTTTCCCAACGGATTTGAAACCGAATTGTGGACCTTGCCCGTCTCTCGCCCCTATATGCCTAACGGCAAAAAATTGGGTGAGATGATCCAAGCAGATTTGGCCAAAATTGGGGTCAAGGTGAAGCTAGTGAGTTATGACTGGCCGACTTATTTGGCTAAGGCCCGCAAAGGTGAGCATAGCATGATCCAACTCGGTTGGACGGGTGACAACGGTGACCCTGACAATTTCTTGAACGTGCTACTAGGTTGTGCCGCCATTGAGGCTGGAAGCAACGTGGCTCGCTGGTGTGACAAGGACTTCGCTCAACTGATCAACCGTGCCAAGACCATCACCAATATCAAAAAACGCACGACATTTTACAAAAAAGCTCAGATGATCTTCAAACAAGAAGCTCCCTGGGTGACTGTGGCTCACTCAACTGTCTTTAGAGCCATGAGTAGCTCGGTCAAGGGTTACAAGTTGAGCCCCTTTGGCACTGAGTCCTTTTATGAAGTTGATCTCAAGTAA
- a CDS encoding HAMP domain-containing histidine kinase: protein MKILLVSLSIPILLASVFMGWRLRTTGMSRRLLRGWTALQGFSILFVLAYSFTLYFLLNDARKITLPANGLILFGGSIYVLFSTLVTVSLVRLLNREKTSLDRRVEEQTQQLADTLGELEDKHGHLKATQEHLIESHKMMAIGELTSGAANEINTPLSTIMLNSEALLRLVEKGEADGKVKKAANKIKLSAGQINTIISALLTFSHRDYEGGDETFSMRDLWQSVLVLTQDFANQNRVRLEFTMLDATDMHLKAPKSKLLEAISHLVKNAIEAASRYPVRWVRVEVSRDHNWINIRVSDSGTGISKEDGEKIFRPFFTTKDTGLGAGLGLSVAKGVAESQDGIIEVDFSHPHTSLIMRLPRTRVEPTIQDQASSPN from the coding sequence ATGAAGATCCTATTGGTGAGCCTGAGTATTCCTATTCTCTTGGCTTCAGTTTTTATGGGATGGAGATTGCGGACGACTGGAATGAGTCGTCGGCTTTTGCGCGGGTGGACTGCTCTGCAGGGGTTCTCCATCTTGTTTGTTTTGGCCTACTCCTTTACGCTTTACTTTCTTTTAAATGACGCCCGTAAAATCACTTTGCCTGCCAATGGCTTAATTCTATTTGGTGGCTCCATCTATGTTTTGTTTTCCACCCTCGTCACGGTGTCTCTGGTGAGATTGCTCAACAGGGAAAAAACCAGCCTCGACCGTCGGGTGGAAGAACAAACCCAACAATTGGCCGACACCTTGGGTGAGCTGGAGGACAAGCACGGTCATCTTAAGGCCACCCAGGAGCACCTGATTGAAAGTCACAAAATGATGGCCATTGGCGAGTTGACCTCTGGGGCCGCCAACGAGATCAACACCCCTTTGAGTACCATCATGCTCAACTCCGAGGCCCTACTTCGACTGGTTGAAAAGGGTGAGGCCGATGGCAAAGTCAAAAAGGCAGCAAACAAGATCAAGCTGTCGGCCGGCCAAATCAACACCATCATCTCAGCCCTTTTGACCTTCTCTCATAGAGACTACGAGGGCGGGGACGAGACCTTTTCGATGCGCGATCTTTGGCAATCCGTTTTGGTATTGACTCAGGATTTTGCCAACCAAAATCGCGTACGCCTGGAGTTCACCATGTTGGACGCAACCGATATGCATCTCAAGGCCCCCAAATCCAAACTCCTTGAGGCCATCTCTCATTTGGTGAAAAACGCCATCGAAGCCGCCAGTCGTTACCCCGTTCGCTGGGTGCGGGTGGAGGTCAGCCGGGATCACAACTGGATCAACATCCGCGTCTCCGACAGTGGCACCGGGATCAGCAAAGAGGATGGCGAAAAAATCTTTCGCCCCTTCTTCACTACCAAGGACACGGGGCTTGGCGCGGGGCTTGGCCTTTCCGTTGCCAAGGGGGTGGCCGAATCACAAGACGGAATCATTGAGGTGGACTTTTCCCACCCCCACACCTCCTTAATTATGCGCCTGCCACGAACCCGAGTTGAACCCACCATTCAAGACCAGGCCTCGTCACCTAATTAG
- a CDS encoding alpha/beta hydrolase, translated as MRLPGNFQWELQKGELVGVTLGPSACGPYPVTRLYDSREWQIPVPIYYIQGEQDPATPLAGALYHYENQIQAKKTFIKVPEGGHNPLSYGLDDCYESLLKAILLQSDLGEALGRCQIKPVLVPI; from the coding sequence ATGCGACTGCCCGGCAATTTCCAGTGGGAGCTGCAAAAAGGGGAGTTGGTAGGTGTCACCCTCGGACCTTCAGCTTGTGGGCCCTATCCCGTGACCCGCCTCTATGATAGCCGTGAGTGGCAAATTCCAGTGCCCATCTACTATATCCAGGGAGAACAGGATCCGGCCACCCCGCTGGCTGGAGCCCTCTACCACTATGAGAATCAAATCCAGGCGAAAAAGACCTTCATCAAGGTTCCTGAGGGCGGCCATAACCCCTTGAGCTATGGTCTGGATGATTGTTATGAGAGCCTGCTGAAGGCCATTCTCCTTCAATCTGATCTTGGGGAGGCCTTGGGGAGATGTCAGATAAAGCCTGTTCTGGTACCTATCTAA
- a CDS encoding CPBP family intramembrane metalloprotease, whose translation MLSILAVVLLEMTTGDPPPNLKFGALFRYPRYPSDWIRYFDLTIGLVLVAVSEEVLFRSLMIKHLKATKLSAGLGIAVCCIAFGTMRWGLGLWDTIGTGIWAIPFTIYAWKTC comes from the coding sequence TTGCTTTCCATCCTTGCCGTAGTACTTTTGGAAATGACAACCGGTGATCCCCCGCCCAACTTAAAGTTCGGAGCTCTATTCAGGTATCCGCGCTACCCCTCTGATTGGATTCGGTATTTTGATTTGACCATAGGCTTAGTGCTTGTGGCGGTTTCAGAAGAGGTTCTTTTTCGCTCACTGATGATCAAACACCTCAAAGCCACTAAGCTCAGCGCAGGCCTTGGGATCGCCGTCTGTTGTATAGCCTTTGGTACCATGCGCTGGGGATTGGGTCTTTGGGACACCATCGGAACAGGAATTTGGGCTATTCCCTTTACCATTTATGCCTGGAAAACCTGTTGA
- a CDS encoding nucleotidyltransferase domain-containing protein: protein MNAQPRMPGNLPELTAIGAALKEERMTLGMTQVQVANKFGISLKALRNLEQGIGSVSFSTVLEILKIFGKEIRIGDFVVSPKPPPKSRPRKKRILEVLRLVRPVLKKKFGIEEIALFGSCARDKAKTNSDVDIAVRFSEPPSFTTIGRVVTFLETLLDGHKVDLVEFDKMIPEVLASARQDLIYV from the coding sequence TTGAACGCACAACCACGAATGCCAGGCAATCTGCCAGAATTGACCGCCATAGGAGCCGCTCTGAAAGAGGAGCGTATGACCCTGGGCATGACTCAAGTCCAAGTGGCAAATAAATTCGGCATTAGCTTAAAGGCTTTGAGAAATCTTGAACAAGGCATTGGCAGTGTGAGCTTCTCAACTGTATTGGAAATTCTAAAGATCTTTGGCAAGGAAATACGTATTGGGGATTTCGTGGTTTCACCAAAACCACCTCCCAAGTCGCGACCCCGCAAGAAACGGATCCTTGAAGTTCTCAGACTAGTTCGACCTGTCCTTAAGAAAAAATTCGGTATCGAAGAAATCGCCCTTTTTGGGAGTTGTGCAAGGGACAAGGCCAAAACTAATTCAGATGTGGATATAGCCGTTCGGTTCTCAGAACCACCCAGCTTCACCACCATCGGCAGAGTAGTAACCTTTCTAGAAACCCTTCTAGACGGACACAAAGTCGATTTGGTTGAATTTGATAAAATGATCCCCGAAGTTTTGGCCTCTGCCCGACAGGATTTAATCTATGTCTAA